A window of the Osmia lignaria lignaria isolate PbOS001 chromosome 2, iyOsmLign1, whole genome shotgun sequence genome harbors these coding sequences:
- the LOC117608459 gene encoding WD repeat-containing protein WRAP73 isoform X1 — MSSEAENGFIRVNNQLCYFSIDGQFFAVAYQANLIIKSSKTAATVHSFIFPSIIEYLEWSKNSEYIVCANIKKAIIQVYSIYYPEWRFKLTEGSDGLESVNWSPDNRHILTFSDFNIQISIWSLENLSVTHIQNVKSSYKKLYISPNGKKLAVVISNEGEDQIEIYKTDRWKLDKKLICGRLNSIDGICWSPNSELLCIWCSFSDEAKLIIYSNKLERDIAVFCPAQISNSSEIEYTYEKELKGIENVTWMPNGQLLAVAGFNEMVVLLNHVTWKPLLQLHLDPVIKENYLNKVYKDVIVQTNKNISFYDKHILEEKSERPINIKIGKKDNIDRLSVAKFDILVFSFCGQYLAIKHQLYPTTLWVWNINEDYLDYLLLENNITSVKWNPTRAHMLIFCECAHMFEWTPSSARCIPTPRNIIALDARWHPEGNVLLLCGYNKAVIHQIENKS; from the exons ATGTCATCAGAAGCAGAAAATGGTTTTATACGGGTGAATAATCAGTTATGTTATTTTTCTATAGATGGACAATTTTTCGCAGTTGCATATCAAGCGAATTTAATCATTAAAAGTAGCAAAACCGCAGCTACTGTTCATTCGTTCATATTTCCAAGTATAATTGAG TATTTGGAGTGGTCCAAAAATAGTGAGTACATTGTATGTGCAAATATTAAAAAAGCTATTATTCAGGTGTATTCTATTTATTACCCTGAATGGAGATTTAAGCTTACAGAAGGCAGTGATGGTTTAGAAAGCGTTAACTGGTCTCCTGATAATAGACACATTCTAACATTCTCAGATTTCAAT ATTCAGATATCAATATGGTCCTTGGAAAATTTGAGCGTAACTCACATACAAAATGTAAAGTCttcttataaaaaattatatataagtcCAAATGGTAAGAAATTAGCAGTAGTAATTTCAAATGAAGGTGAAGATCAAATAGAAATTTACAAGACTGATAGATGGAAATTAGATAAA aaattaatatgTGGACGTTTGAATAGTATCGATGGAATATGCTGGTCGCCAAATAGCGAATTGTTATGTATATGGTGTTCCTTTAGCGATGAAGCaaagttaattatttattcaaataaattagaaaGAGATATCGCGGTATTTTGTCCTGcgcaaatttcaaattcatctGAAATAGAATACACCtatgaaaaagaattaaaagGAATTGAAAATGTAACGTGGATGCCCAATGGACAGTTATTAGCTGTAGCAGGATTTAATGAAATG GTCGTATTATTAAATCACGTAACATGGAAACCACTTTTACAGTTACATCTTGACccagtaattaaagaaaattatttgaacaaaGTATACAAAGATGTTATAGTAcagacaaataaaaatattagctTTTATGATAAACATATCC tgGAAGAGAAATCGGAAAGaccaataaatataaaaattggtaaAAAGGATAATATCGACAGGCTTTCAGTTgctaaatttgatattttagtaTTTAGTTTTTGCGGCCAATATTTGGCTATAAAACACCAACTTTACCCTACAACATTATGGGTTTGGAATATTAACGAGGATTATCTTGATTATTTGCTTCTTGAAAATAACATTACGT CTGTGAAGTGGAATCCCACACGTGCTCAtatgttaatattttgcgaATGCGCGCACATGTTTGAATGGACACCAAGTAGTGCAAGGTGCATACCAACTCCGCGAAATATTATAGCGTTAGATGCTCGATGGCACCCAGAAGGAAATGTTTTGCTACTTTGTGGTTATAACAAAGCAGTTATTCATCAGATTGAAAACAAATCATGA
- the Upf3 gene encoding UPF3 regulator of nonsense mediated mRNA decay isoform X2 yields MTMTEETQQSESAAQNEAQTSSPDVGKIKDNKKEKCRPMTKVVIRRLPPTMTQDQFLEQVSPLPEHDYLYFVKADMGQFSFSRAYINFIEQQDIFMFREKFDNYVFVDSKGTEYPAVVEFAPFQRLPKKRVGKKKDLKCGTIESDPYYISFLESLKNQEAESNVAQPKTEYSYQPPDNTPKKVTTTPLLEYLKQRKQEKQRLRDEKREERRRRDLERRRTKEDPIISKVLKNPDLDKEMCKDNKENKEERDKLSPKDLKNRIKKEDKLREKIPRDRDSKSITKGYRERIEDRNKDREIKHQRRHEDKKLYGRRDERDGIKDDRRIDGNDRKYDFKEDIKDFRDRKIEEKRGKSYEKMRQEKKRLAETKKQNVEFNVDMESSIKSRIEDEDFPRKESQVDLHENKDRGGSVSDTEVTKIREKQENNENKLLLENSIQDIEQMKEQKKTETTSTIDESNKDIEKSKSNENINKDSNENDDSQEKKDSKVTKRRSSLESGGEGGTGDGNYLRRHKSLDGGDQNNLQKTEIEEKEKDKKDPRLERRIRNKDRPAMEIYRPGMGKFSKQRLEREKSSTNDERASLSQSPTPNPNASNSCKSGKPGTEVRSMTFKRSISRDLV; encoded by the exons aTGACAATGACCGAGGAAACACAACAATCTGAGTCAGCCGCACAAAATGAAGCACAAACTAGTTCTCCAGATGTTGgaaaaattaaagataataaaaaagagaaatgcCGGCCTATGACAAAg GTAGTAATAAGAAGATTACCTCCAACTATGACTCAGGATCAATTCCTGGAGCAAGTTTCTCCATTACCAGAACATGATTACCTTTATTTTGTCAAAGCTGACATGggacaattttcattttcacgtgcatatatcaattttattgaaCAACAAGACATCTTTATGTTCagagaaaaatttgataattatgTATTCGTCGACTCAAAAGGCACAGAATATCCAGCAGTAGTAGAATTTGCACCATTTCAAAGGTTACCAAAGAAAAGAGTAgggaaaaagaaagatttaAAATGTGGTACAATAGAATCTGATCCTTATTATATAAGCTTCTTAGAAAGTCTTAAAAATCAAGAAGCTGAATCTAATGTAGCACAACCAAAAACAGAGTACTCATATCAACCACCTGATA ATACACCAAAAAAAGTTACAACTACACCTCTTTTGGAATATCTAAAACAACGTAAGCAAGAAAAGCAGCGTCTAAGAGATGAAAAACGCGAAGAAAGACGACGAAGAGATTTAGAAAGAAGACGGACGAAAGAAGATCCTATTATATCTAAG GTATTGAAAAATCCAGATCTCGATAAGGAAATGTGTAAAGATAATAAAGAGAATAAAGAGGAAAGAGATAAGCTTTCACcgaaagatttgaaaaatcgTATTAAGAAAGAAGATAAATTACGTGAAAAAATACCGCGTGATCGTGATTCGAAGTCAATAACAAAAGGATATAGAGAAAGAATTGAGGATAGAAATAAGGATAGAGAAATAAAACATCAAAGACGTCATGAGGACAAAAAACTATACGGAAGGCGCGATGAGAGAGATGGAATAAAGGATGATAGAAGAATTGATGGCAATGATAGAAAATATGATTTCAAAGAGGATATTAAAGATTTCAGGGATcgaaaaatcgaggaaaaaagGGGTAAAAGCTACGAGAAAATGCGACAAGAGAAGAAAAGACTTGCAGAAACCAAAAAACAAAATGTAGAGTTTAATGTTGATATGGAAAGTAGCATAAAGTCAAGAATTGAAGACGAAGATTTTCCAAGAAAAGAGTCCCAAGTTGATTTACATGAAAATAAAGACAGAGGGGGATCCGTAAGTGATACTGAAGTCACTAAAATCAGagagaaacaggaaaataatgaaaacaagCTTTTACTAGAAAATTCTATCCAAGATATTGAACAAATGAAAGAGCAGAAGAAAACAG aAACTACATCAACGATAGATgaaagtaataaagatattgaaaaatcaaaatctaatgaaaatattaataaagataGTAACGAGAATGATGATTCTCAGGAAAAGAAAGATTCGAAAGTTACAAAGAGGCGTAGTTCACTTGAAAGTGGGGGAGAAGGTGGTACAGGAGATGGGAATTATTTAAGGCGACACAAGTCTTTAGATGGCGGGgatcaaaataatttacaaaagactgaaatcgaagaaaaagaaaaagacaagAAAGATCCTCGATTAGAACGTAGGATTCGAAATaag GATCGTCCTGCCATGGAAATTTATCGCCCAGGAATGGGAAAATTTAGTAAACAAAGATTAGAACGAGAAAAATCTAGTACTAACGATGAACGAGCATCTCTTTCTCAAAGTCCTACTCCTAATCCTAATGCTTCTAATTCTTGTAAATCAGGAAAGCCTGGAACTGAAGTACGTTCTATGACGTTTAAACGTAGCATTAGTCGTGATTTGGTATAA
- the Elp2 gene encoding elongator complex protein 2, giving the protein MTASYISCACNRVPHSTDWGKNGLICYAACHAVAIYDPFVSKIGKVTNTLYRHKERINTLRWIKHRNLQAEFEILSSSVDGTAIIWSKIDEHYRHTSIIEHGDILTFSNSLYLSDDNFHINESFPKLLICTGSVKGDLKLWLRKTCGTVECFQTLTFGTKLPIEACFYHLPTTNLPFLAVAIENSTIELYVPTYNVPKDSNFIKVQVLIGHEDWVRCMDFSWDTENSILLASGSQDAMIRLWKISVNKTELLNDELSQKEQIFVVNDRKYNITLESVLCGHDGWIYGVHWYPQQSNKNNLKLLSCSLDKSMIIWELDEVTGIWSEKVRVGEVGGNLMGFYGCKFSGNGLNILAHGYQGSFHIWEYSDDAKNWIPRSVPSGHFAEVVDLSWEPNGRFLVTASTDQTTRIYAPWQNEKTEFWHEIGRPQIHGYDMSCLVMLTPCMYASGAEEKVVRIFTASAAFKNCLMKIANVDDFKNMVADSASVPALGLTNKATFDDNNKIKTANHDLKNENYIPPTEEELMQNTLWPEVQKLYGHGYEIFSIAARHDGSLLATACKSTSFEYSAILLWNTNTWTQTQKLVSHQLTVTQMEFSPNDIYLVSVSRDRRWSLFKFDDNMYTLIAASSKKDNLHSRIIWCCSWTYDSSFFATGSRDGKIGIWNPNFRDNKIIPTTSLDLKSSVTALAFSLQNISENSHVLAIGFETGYIEIQKIKRSFDNCVWEKYIVLDSSQAHHLTVKRLKFRPQKEHLNTLQLASCGSDHTVKIYNINISKLKDL; this is encoded by the exons atgaCAGCATCTTATATATCATGTGCCTGTAATCGGGTCCCACATTCTACTGATTGGGGCAAAAATGGACTTATTTGTTATGCAGCATGTCATGCAGTTGCAATTTATGATCCatttgtttcaaaaattggCAAAGTAACAAATACACTTTACCGACATAAAGAGCGTATTAATACTTTACGATGGATTAAGCATAGAAACTTACAAgctgaatttgaaatattatccaGTTCAGTAGATGGAACAGCTATTATATGGAGCAAAATTGATGAACATTACAGACATACGTCTATTATAGAACATGGTGACATTCTGACATTTAGTAATTCACTGTACCTTTCTGATGATAATTTTCACATTAATGAAAGCtttccaaaactgttgatatgTACTGGATCAGTAAAAGGAGATTTAAAATTATGGTTGAGAAAGACATGTGGCACTGTAGAATGCTTTCAAACACTTACATTTGGAACAAAGCTTCCAATAGAAGCTTGTTTTTATCATCTACCAACAACAAATTTACCATTTTTAGCTGTTGCAATTGAAAATTCAACAATTGAATTATATGTACCTACTTACAATGTTCCAAAAGATAGTAATTTCATAAAAGTACAAGTTCTAATTGGACATGAAGATTGGGTAAGATGTATGGATTTTAGTTGGGATACAGAAAATAGTATTTTGTTGGCAAGTGGATCTCAAGATGCTATGATACGTTTATGGAAAATATCTGTAAACAAAACAGAATTATTAAATGATGAGTTAAGTCAAAAAGAACAAATATTTGTAGTTAATGATAGAAAGTACAACATCACTTTGGAGTCTGTATTATGTGGCCATGATGGCTGGATTTATGGCGTACATTGGTATCCACAGCAGTcaaataagaataatttaaaattattgtcTTGCTCGTTAGATAAATCTATGATTATATGGGAATTAGATGAAGTAACTGGAATTTGGTCTGAAAAAGTAAGAGTCGGTGAAGTTGGTGGTAATTTAATGGGTTTTTATGGATGTAAATTTAGTGGGAATGGATTGAATATATTGGCACACGGTTATCAAGGATCTTTTCATATTTGGGAATATTCAGATGATGCAAAAAATTGGATCCCAAGGTCGGTACCAAGTGGTCATTTTGCAGAAGTAGTTGACCTTAGCTGGGAACCAAATGGAAG GTTTCTTGTAACTGCAAGTACAGATCAAACAACAAGAATCTATGCACCTTGGCAAAATGAAAAAACAGAATTTTGGCACGAAATTGGACGCCCACAAATTCATGGATATGACATGTCCTGTTTAGTCATGTTAACTCCCTGCATGTATGCTTCAGGGGCAGAAGAAAAGGTTGTGCGTATATTTACAGCTTCAGCAGCATTCAAGAACTGTTTAATGAAAATTGCCAATGTtgatgattttaaaaatatggTAGCTGATAGTGCATCAGTACCTGCTCTTGGATTAACCAACAAAGCAACAttcgatgataataataaaataaagactGCAAATcatgatttgaaaaatgaaaattatattcctCCAACAGAAGAAGAGTTAATGCAAAATACATTATGGCCAGAGGTACAAAAACTATATGGTCATggatatgaaatattttctatagCTGCTAGACACGATGGATCATTATTAGCAACTGCATGTAAATCAACATCATTCGAATATTCTGCAATATTATTATGGAACACAAATACATGGACACAAACTCAAAAACTCGTGTCTCACCAGCTAACAGTAACACAAATGGAATTTTCACCAAATGATATATATTTAGTATCTGTATCTAGAGACAGAAGGTGGTCGTTATTTAAATTCGACGATAATATGTATACCTTAATTGCAGCCAGTTCAAAGAAAGATAATCTTCATAGTCGTATAATATGGTGTTGTTCATGGACATATGATTCATCTTTCTTTGCGACTGGTTCTAGAGACGGAAAAATCGGAATTTGGAATCCAAATTTTAGAGATAATAAGATTATTCCAACTACAAGTTTAGATTTGAAAAGTTCTGTAACAGCACTTGCTTTCtctttacaaaatatttcagaaaattcTCACGTTTTAGCAATAGGATTCGAAACAGGGTACATAGAAATACAAAAGATAAAAAGATCTTTTGATAATTGTGTATGGGAAAAATATATTGTACTTGATTCATCTCAAGCACATCATTTAACTGTAAAAAGGCTTAAATTTCGACCACAAAAGGAACATTTAAATACCTTACAACTAGCAAGCTGTGGATCTGATCATACTgttaaaatatacaatataaatatttcaaaattaaaagatttataa
- the Upf3 gene encoding UPF3 regulator of nonsense mediated mRNA decay isoform X1: MTMTEETQQSESAAQNEAQTSSPDVGKIKDNKKEKCRPMTKVVIRRLPPTMTQDQFLEQVSPLPEHDYLYFVKADMGQFSFSRAYINFIEQQDIFMFREKFDNYVFVDSKGTEYPAVVEFAPFQRLPKKRVGKKKDLKCGTIESDPYYISFLESLKNQEAESNVAQPKTEYSYQPPDNTPKKVTTTPLLEYLKQRKQEKQRLRDEKREERRRRDLERRRTKEDPIISKSVYNIEDNQSKYSFLSTSPTGKVLKNPDLDKEMCKDNKENKEERDKLSPKDLKNRIKKEDKLREKIPRDRDSKSITKGYRERIEDRNKDREIKHQRRHEDKKLYGRRDERDGIKDDRRIDGNDRKYDFKEDIKDFRDRKIEEKRGKSYEKMRQEKKRLAETKKQNVEFNVDMESSIKSRIEDEDFPRKESQVDLHENKDRGGSVSDTEVTKIREKQENNENKLLLENSIQDIEQMKEQKKTETTSTIDESNKDIEKSKSNENINKDSNENDDSQEKKDSKVTKRRSSLESGGEGGTGDGNYLRRHKSLDGGDQNNLQKTEIEEKEKDKKDPRLERRIRNKDRPAMEIYRPGMGKFSKQRLEREKSSTNDERASLSQSPTPNPNASNSCKSGKPGTEVRSMTFKRSISRDLV; the protein is encoded by the exons aTGACAATGACCGAGGAAACACAACAATCTGAGTCAGCCGCACAAAATGAAGCACAAACTAGTTCTCCAGATGTTGgaaaaattaaagataataaaaaagagaaatgcCGGCCTATGACAAAg GTAGTAATAAGAAGATTACCTCCAACTATGACTCAGGATCAATTCCTGGAGCAAGTTTCTCCATTACCAGAACATGATTACCTTTATTTTGTCAAAGCTGACATGggacaattttcattttcacgtgcatatatcaattttattgaaCAACAAGACATCTTTATGTTCagagaaaaatttgataattatgTATTCGTCGACTCAAAAGGCACAGAATATCCAGCAGTAGTAGAATTTGCACCATTTCAAAGGTTACCAAAGAAAAGAGTAgggaaaaagaaagatttaAAATGTGGTACAATAGAATCTGATCCTTATTATATAAGCTTCTTAGAAAGTCTTAAAAATCAAGAAGCTGAATCTAATGTAGCACAACCAAAAACAGAGTACTCATATCAACCACCTGATA ATACACCAAAAAAAGTTACAACTACACCTCTTTTGGAATATCTAAAACAACGTAAGCAAGAAAAGCAGCGTCTAAGAGATGAAAAACGCGAAGAAAGACGACGAAGAGATTTAGAAAGAAGACGGACGAAAGAAGATCCTATTATATCTAAG TCCGTATATAATATTGAAGATAACCAGAGCAAGTATTCCTTCCTTTCTACTTCTCCAACTGGCAAG GTATTGAAAAATCCAGATCTCGATAAGGAAATGTGTAAAGATAATAAAGAGAATAAAGAGGAAAGAGATAAGCTTTCACcgaaagatttgaaaaatcgTATTAAGAAAGAAGATAAATTACGTGAAAAAATACCGCGTGATCGTGATTCGAAGTCAATAACAAAAGGATATAGAGAAAGAATTGAGGATAGAAATAAGGATAGAGAAATAAAACATCAAAGACGTCATGAGGACAAAAAACTATACGGAAGGCGCGATGAGAGAGATGGAATAAAGGATGATAGAAGAATTGATGGCAATGATAGAAAATATGATTTCAAAGAGGATATTAAAGATTTCAGGGATcgaaaaatcgaggaaaaaagGGGTAAAAGCTACGAGAAAATGCGACAAGAGAAGAAAAGACTTGCAGAAACCAAAAAACAAAATGTAGAGTTTAATGTTGATATGGAAAGTAGCATAAAGTCAAGAATTGAAGACGAAGATTTTCCAAGAAAAGAGTCCCAAGTTGATTTACATGAAAATAAAGACAGAGGGGGATCCGTAAGTGATACTGAAGTCACTAAAATCAGagagaaacaggaaaataatgaaaacaagCTTTTACTAGAAAATTCTATCCAAGATATTGAACAAATGAAAGAGCAGAAGAAAACAG aAACTACATCAACGATAGATgaaagtaataaagatattgaaaaatcaaaatctaatgaaaatattaataaagataGTAACGAGAATGATGATTCTCAGGAAAAGAAAGATTCGAAAGTTACAAAGAGGCGTAGTTCACTTGAAAGTGGGGGAGAAGGTGGTACAGGAGATGGGAATTATTTAAGGCGACACAAGTCTTTAGATGGCGGGgatcaaaataatttacaaaagactgaaatcgaagaaaaagaaaaagacaagAAAGATCCTCGATTAGAACGTAGGATTCGAAATaag GATCGTCCTGCCATGGAAATTTATCGCCCAGGAATGGGAAAATTTAGTAAACAAAGATTAGAACGAGAAAAATCTAGTACTAACGATGAACGAGCATCTCTTTCTCAAAGTCCTACTCCTAATCCTAATGCTTCTAATTCTTGTAAATCAGGAAAGCCTGGAACTGAAGTACGTTCTATGACGTTTAAACGTAGCATTAGTCGTGATTTGGTATAA
- the LOC117608459 gene encoding WD repeat-containing protein WRAP73 isoform X2 translates to MSSEAENGFIRYLEWSKNSEYIVCANIKKAIIQVYSIYYPEWRFKLTEGSDGLESVNWSPDNRHILTFSDFNIQISIWSLENLSVTHIQNVKSSYKKLYISPNGKKLAVVISNEGEDQIEIYKTDRWKLDKKLICGRLNSIDGICWSPNSELLCIWCSFSDEAKLIIYSNKLERDIAVFCPAQISNSSEIEYTYEKELKGIENVTWMPNGQLLAVAGFNEMVVLLNHVTWKPLLQLHLDPVIKENYLNKVYKDVIVQTNKNISFYDKHILEEKSERPINIKIGKKDNIDRLSVAKFDILVFSFCGQYLAIKHQLYPTTLWVWNINEDYLDYLLLENNITSVKWNPTRAHMLIFCECAHMFEWTPSSARCIPTPRNIIALDARWHPEGNVLLLCGYNKAVIHQIENKS, encoded by the exons ATGTCATCAGAAGCAGAAAATGGTTTTATACGG TATTTGGAGTGGTCCAAAAATAGTGAGTACATTGTATGTGCAAATATTAAAAAAGCTATTATTCAGGTGTATTCTATTTATTACCCTGAATGGAGATTTAAGCTTACAGAAGGCAGTGATGGTTTAGAAAGCGTTAACTGGTCTCCTGATAATAGACACATTCTAACATTCTCAGATTTCAAT ATTCAGATATCAATATGGTCCTTGGAAAATTTGAGCGTAACTCACATACAAAATGTAAAGTCttcttataaaaaattatatataagtcCAAATGGTAAGAAATTAGCAGTAGTAATTTCAAATGAAGGTGAAGATCAAATAGAAATTTACAAGACTGATAGATGGAAATTAGATAAA aaattaatatgTGGACGTTTGAATAGTATCGATGGAATATGCTGGTCGCCAAATAGCGAATTGTTATGTATATGGTGTTCCTTTAGCGATGAAGCaaagttaattatttattcaaataaattagaaaGAGATATCGCGGTATTTTGTCCTGcgcaaatttcaaattcatctGAAATAGAATACACCtatgaaaaagaattaaaagGAATTGAAAATGTAACGTGGATGCCCAATGGACAGTTATTAGCTGTAGCAGGATTTAATGAAATG GTCGTATTATTAAATCACGTAACATGGAAACCACTTTTACAGTTACATCTTGACccagtaattaaagaaaattatttgaacaaaGTATACAAAGATGTTATAGTAcagacaaataaaaatattagctTTTATGATAAACATATCC tgGAAGAGAAATCGGAAAGaccaataaatataaaaattggtaaAAAGGATAATATCGACAGGCTTTCAGTTgctaaatttgatattttagtaTTTAGTTTTTGCGGCCAATATTTGGCTATAAAACACCAACTTTACCCTACAACATTATGGGTTTGGAATATTAACGAGGATTATCTTGATTATTTGCTTCTTGAAAATAACATTACGT CTGTGAAGTGGAATCCCACACGTGCTCAtatgttaatattttgcgaATGCGCGCACATGTTTGAATGGACACCAAGTAGTGCAAGGTGCATACCAACTCCGCGAAATATTATAGCGTTAGATGCTCGATGGCACCCAGAAGGAAATGTTTTGCTACTTTGTGGTTATAACAAAGCAGTTATTCATCAGATTGAAAACAAATCATGA